Proteins encoded within one genomic window of Microbacterium soli:
- a CDS encoding tripartite tricarboxylate transporter substrate binding protein, producing MRWKKSRFGRGLMAAAMLTVAGVIAAGCTSGPSTGGGTEGASDYPTRNIEIMVAFEGGTSDTVARMLAQYASAEWGVNVDVVNKAGGNTVPANLELQGDEPDGYSLMFHAIGSSSLLPNQLGDDLPFDVMNQTFISRLSSNTMLFLTSPDSPFETLQDAADAAKADPEHFTWSATGVAEIPMLQFFRSIGVDPQKTKSLIQDGSGDAIVLANQGDADLVIAAVGPSLGPVEGNVVKPLAIADDRWPGLDVPTTTEAGFPEVQITSWLGLAGPKGLPDDVVSAWEELIEKMLDEPDIQEQLENVASRPAFMNSKDFTAHVQSEIEEFGSLYED from the coding sequence GTGAGATGGAAGAAGAGTAGGTTCGGACGCGGCCTGATGGCCGCAGCCATGCTCACCGTGGCCGGTGTCATCGCCGCCGGGTGCACGTCCGGGCCGAGCACGGGTGGGGGGACAGAGGGCGCGTCGGACTATCCGACTCGCAATATCGAGATCATGGTCGCCTTCGAGGGCGGGACCTCGGACACCGTGGCGCGGATGCTGGCGCAGTACGCGAGCGCGGAGTGGGGTGTCAACGTCGATGTCGTGAACAAGGCCGGAGGGAACACGGTGCCGGCGAACCTCGAGCTCCAGGGGGATGAGCCGGACGGGTATTCCCTGATGTTCCATGCGATCGGCAGTTCGTCGCTGCTTCCGAACCAGCTGGGGGACGACCTTCCGTTCGATGTGATGAACCAGACGTTCATCTCGCGCCTGAGCAGCAACACGATGCTCTTCCTCACGTCACCGGACTCGCCGTTCGAGACGCTGCAGGATGCCGCGGATGCCGCGAAGGCGGATCCGGAGCACTTCACCTGGTCGGCCACCGGTGTCGCCGAGATCCCCATGCTGCAGTTCTTCCGGTCCATCGGCGTCGACCCTCAGAAGACGAAGTCCCTGATCCAGGACGGCAGCGGTGATGCGATCGTCCTGGCGAACCAGGGTGATGCGGACCTGGTGATCGCCGCCGTGGGACCGTCGCTCGGTCCGGTGGAGGGCAATGTCGTCAAGCCGCTCGCGATCGCGGATGACCGCTGGCCGGGGCTCGATGTGCCCACCACGACGGAGGCCGGCTTCCCCGAGGTGCAGATCACCTCGTGGCTGGGGCTGGCGGGGCCGAAGGGGCTTCCGGACGACGTCGTGTCGGCCTGGGAGGAGCTCATCGAGAAGATGCTCGACGAGCCGGACATCCAGGAGCAGCTGGAGAACGTCGCGTCGCGGCCGGCGTTCATGAACTCCAAGGACTTCACTGCGCATGTCCAGAGCGAGATAGAGGAGTTCGGTTCCCTGTACGAGGACTGA
- a CDS encoding NAD(P)-dependent oxidoreductase, translating into MSVMLTGVGAVGSHVARELQAQGHEIVIFDKSPNLSFIGSIADITDVPVVVGDVNDQEALSAAVREHKVDTILHLAGFLTKTLRAHPFAGVSLNIGGTGSVLEVARNTGVRRVVLASTRGVNQIAAAPESGDVLPEDFQMRVISDRPRTMYELSKLTCEHLGLLYADTYDMEFVALRLGGGFGPTPGEPAGLTGTVVRPLVYGAVAGGPVEITDPSLTYAGNHEFIYFKDDAVAFALACTRPNLSQRVYNIRMDRTYTYDQVVETMQKIFPDTEFKISATNSGSMTQGRAPRDDNASTEAAYNELGWRPQYDLESGVRDWVRWIEKYDISR; encoded by the coding sequence ATGTCCGTGATGCTGACCGGAGTCGGTGCTGTCGGGTCCCATGTCGCGCGGGAACTGCAGGCACAGGGTCACGAGATCGTGATCTTCGACAAGTCGCCGAACCTTTCGTTCATCGGCTCGATCGCCGACATCACCGATGTTCCCGTCGTCGTGGGTGACGTGAACGACCAGGAAGCGCTGTCGGCGGCGGTTCGGGAGCACAAGGTCGACACGATCCTGCACCTCGCGGGCTTCCTGACCAAGACTCTTCGCGCCCACCCCTTCGCCGGTGTGAGCCTGAACATCGGAGGCACCGGTTCGGTGCTCGAGGTCGCGCGGAACACCGGTGTCCGGCGTGTGGTCCTCGCGAGCACTCGCGGCGTCAACCAGATCGCCGCCGCCCCCGAATCCGGCGATGTGCTGCCGGAGGACTTCCAGATGCGGGTGATCAGCGACCGGCCGCGGACGATGTACGAGCTCAGCAAGCTGACCTGCGAGCACCTGGGACTGCTGTACGCGGACACCTACGACATGGAGTTCGTCGCGCTGCGTCTGGGCGGCGGGTTCGGCCCGACGCCCGGGGAGCCGGCGGGCCTGACGGGAACCGTGGTGCGCCCGCTCGTGTACGGAGCGGTGGCAGGGGGGCCGGTCGAGATCACGGATCCGTCGCTGACCTACGCGGGAAACCACGAGTTCATCTACTTCAAGGATGACGCCGTCGCGTTCGCGCTGGCCTGCACGCGACCGAACCTGTCGCAGCGGGTCTACAACATCCGCATGGACCGGACGTACACCTATGACCAGGTCGTCGAGACCATGCAGAAGATCTTCCCGGACACGGAATTCAAGATCTCCGCGACGAATTCGGGCTCCATGACCCAAGGGCGTGCACCCCGCGATGACAATGCGTCGACGGAGGCCGCGTACAACGAATTGGGGTGGCGTCCGCAATACGATCTGGAATCCGGCGTGCGTGATTGGGTTCGCTGGATCGAGAAATACGACATTTCCCGATGA
- a CDS encoding carboxymuconolactone decarboxylase family protein: MSDVYAKAEEIVQTYRGESGTLGKGISGQMAPEVERRKDELLWGTIWADPAIDIKTRSLCTISALMALGIEEQLLNHCRWALHLGVSREALISLASQMMVYAGLPRGHNAMRIVKEALDSAD; encoded by the coding sequence ATGAGTGACGTTTACGCCAAGGCGGAAGAAATCGTCCAAACCTACCGCGGAGAATCCGGAACCCTGGGAAAGGGGATCAGCGGGCAAATGGCGCCGGAAGTGGAGCGGCGCAAGGATGAACTGCTCTGGGGAACCATCTGGGCGGACCCCGCGATCGACATCAAGACGCGATCGTTGTGCACGATCAGCGCGCTGATGGCGTTGGGGATCGAGGAACAGCTGCTGAACCACTGCCGGTGGGCGCTGCACCTCGGCGTGTCCCGGGAGGCGCTCATCTCCCTCGCCAGCCAGATGATGGTGTACGCCGGGCTTCCGCGGGGGCACAACGCCATGCGCATCGTGAAGGAAGCGCTCGACAGCGCCGACTGA
- a CDS encoding NAD(P)-dependent oxidoreductase, protein MTVLITGGVGAIGSNVARMLVQRGEKVVIFDRILPKPDNTIIGGFGDQVVAETGNVSDLATMLNVVTRHEVDGIIHCAAMLPPIENDLHPLEAIQTNIVGTANLLELARSLKLRRILVASAAGVMGRPSDLKKPQGETDISLPLGGIYPLTKLTCEQLVYAYRSLHGVNATAFRPRNVYGPGANPRIQPLFEAFFEALSGKDVIREQGGDSVFDYTYVKDIALGITNLYLHDGEGLYHTYGLSRGRSTTMSEAFEALQAAFPERTIRIGDGPWKGVVEGGKEFQITTHPAEMPPLDISRAAKDFGFAPAWDIHRGLADWRRWFDTGEWGSEA, encoded by the coding sequence ATGACCGTACTCATCACTGGTGGCGTCGGGGCCATCGGAAGCAACGTCGCGAGAATGCTCGTCCAGCGGGGCGAGAAGGTCGTGATCTTCGACAGGATCCTGCCGAAGCCCGACAACACCATCATCGGCGGCTTCGGAGACCAGGTGGTCGCGGAGACGGGCAACGTCTCCGATCTCGCGACCATGCTCAACGTCGTCACTCGGCACGAGGTCGACGGCATCATCCACTGCGCGGCCATGCTGCCACCGATCGAGAACGACCTCCACCCGCTCGAGGCGATCCAGACGAACATCGTCGGAACCGCCAACCTCCTCGAGCTCGCCCGTTCGCTCAAACTGCGGCGCATCCTCGTCGCGAGTGCGGCGGGTGTGATGGGCCGTCCGTCCGATCTGAAGAAGCCTCAGGGCGAGACCGACATCTCTCTCCCGCTGGGCGGCATCTACCCGCTCACGAAGCTCACCTGCGAGCAGCTCGTGTACGCGTACCGGTCGCTGCACGGTGTGAACGCGACGGCCTTCCGCCCGCGCAACGTCTATGGTCCAGGAGCCAACCCGCGCATCCAGCCGCTGTTCGAGGCCTTCTTCGAGGCGCTGAGCGGCAAGGACGTCATTCGTGAGCAGGGTGGCGACTCCGTCTTCGACTACACGTACGTCAAGGACATCGCGCTCGGCATCACCAACCTGTACCTGCATGACGGTGAGGGCCTCTACCACACCTATGGACTGTCCCGGGGCAGGAGCACGACGATGTCCGAGGCGTTCGAGGCGCTGCAGGCTGCGTTCCCCGAGCGCACCATTCGTATCGGCGACGGCCCCTGGAAGGGGGTCGTGGAGGGCGGCAAGGAGTTCCAGATCACAACCCACCCGGCCGAGATGCCGCCGCTGGACATCAGCCGTGCCGCGAAGGACTTCGGATTCGCGCCGGCGTGGGACATCCATCGTGGCCTGGCCGATTGGCGCCGTTGGTTCGACACCGGCGAGTGGGGCTCGGAGGCCTGA
- a CDS encoding cyclase family protein, translated as MKKVVNISLALGSDYLHNTPEGVKNVQMSFEIIKDYPGGVGQQVRAVTMRLHHGTHVDAPMHFVPGGKAIDDFPLETFVGEAVLADLTPYVGENEAVQPEHLQAALKGRSITGKRLLMRTDWNAHYGEPDYLERAPYIGPAAVDWVVSQRPVLVGYDYAHSKDAPDTPREVYALKSFLENDILTMGYIRNLDQLPADGKLTLVAAPLAFEQVEASPIRAVVIVED; from the coding sequence GTGAAGAAGGTTGTCAACATCAGTCTCGCGCTGGGCAGTGACTATCTGCACAATACGCCGGAGGGCGTGAAGAACGTGCAGATGTCATTCGAGATCATCAAGGATTATCCGGGAGGTGTGGGTCAGCAGGTGCGGGCCGTGACCATGCGGCTTCACCATGGAACGCATGTCGATGCGCCCATGCACTTCGTCCCGGGCGGCAAGGCGATCGATGATTTCCCCCTGGAGACTTTCGTCGGCGAAGCCGTGCTGGCCGACCTCACCCCGTACGTGGGGGAGAACGAGGCGGTGCAGCCCGAGCACCTCCAGGCGGCGCTGAAGGGGCGGTCCATCACCGGCAAGCGCCTGCTGATGCGAACGGACTGGAACGCGCACTACGGCGAGCCGGACTACCTCGAGCGGGCTCCGTACATCGGCCCGGCCGCGGTCGATTGGGTGGTCAGCCAGCGTCCGGTCCTCGTCGGCTACGACTACGCCCACTCCAAGGACGCGCCGGACACCCCCCGTGAGGTGTATGCGCTCAAGTCCTTCCTGGAGAACGACATCCTCACGATGGGATACATCCGAAACCTCGACCAGCTTCCTGCCGATGGCAAGCTGACGCTGGTTGCGGCGCCGTTGGCGTTCGAGCAGGTCGAGGCCAGCCCCATCCGCGCCGTCGTCATCGTCGAGGACTGA
- a CDS encoding fumarylacetoacetate hydrolase family protein, giving the protein MKLVTYHPVVPQYVGTRLGVYVDGSIVDANYAYALSRHRAGEDVADRSLVDAQVPTCMRRLLAGGDIALERVREAVDEAVRIGAESGAAGERLRFGESEVRLRAPISRPGKILAAGKNYADHAAETAGSSPAPAEENPIPRGFVKVSSSVVGPGDEVAIPSVTSQLDYEVELAVVIGKRGRYIKREDVYDHIAGYTILNDISARDIQFHESEKGNHLIGKNMDGLAPMGPWLVTRDEISDPMKLQVSMAVNGEVRQNANTSTMIWDIPALVERWSWGTLEPGDVIATGTPAGGALSGKYPYLRPGDVMSASVDGLGTLVTPLVAE; this is encoded by the coding sequence ATGAAACTGGTCACCTATCATCCGGTCGTCCCGCAGTACGTGGGAACACGGCTCGGAGTGTATGTCGACGGCAGCATCGTGGACGCGAATTACGCATACGCTCTGAGCAGGCATCGTGCCGGAGAGGACGTCGCCGACCGGTCGCTCGTCGACGCGCAGGTCCCGACCTGCATGCGCCGTCTGCTGGCGGGCGGCGACATCGCGCTCGAGCGGGTTCGGGAGGCGGTGGATGAAGCCGTGCGGATCGGCGCGGAGTCGGGTGCGGCCGGAGAGCGGCTGCGTTTCGGCGAGAGCGAGGTTCGGCTCCGCGCGCCGATCTCCCGCCCCGGCAAGATCCTCGCAGCGGGGAAGAACTATGCGGATCATGCCGCTGAGACGGCCGGGTCCTCGCCGGCACCCGCCGAGGAGAACCCCATACCGCGGGGCTTCGTGAAGGTGAGCTCGTCGGTGGTCGGCCCAGGGGACGAAGTCGCCATCCCGTCGGTGACCTCGCAGCTGGACTACGAGGTCGAGCTCGCCGTGGTCATCGGCAAGCGCGGCCGGTACATCAAGCGCGAAGACGTCTACGACCACATCGCCGGATACACCATCCTGAACGACATCAGCGCCCGTGACATCCAGTTCCACGAGTCGGAGAAGGGCAACCATCTCATCGGCAAGAACATGGACGGACTCGCCCCGATGGGCCCGTGGCTGGTGACCCGGGACGAGATCAGCGATCCGATGAAGCTTCAGGTGAGCATGGCGGTCAACGGCGAGGTCCGCCAGAACGCGAACACGTCGACGATGATCTGGGACATCCCGGCGCTCGTCGAACGGTGGTCATGGGGCACCCTCGAACCGGGTGACGTCATCGCCACAGGGACGCCGGCCGGTGGTGCGCTGAGCGGGAAGTACCCGTATCTGCGTCCGGGCGACGTCATGTCGGCATCGGTCGACGGTCTCGGAACCCTCGTGACACCGCTGGTGGCGGAATGA
- a CDS encoding cyclase family protein, whose translation MNAAHGAGGVVIDLSLPFDPDVYPSLDLTVTHEADGTRPGGMEFRLGNHIGTHLDAPSHLVPGAATIDQLPLELFVGEGVVLDLPRGENEAVTASDLEGTDMVRAGGDIVFVGTGWDARVGQPEYASHHPYLSEDAAHWLVEHEVRMVGMDVQSVDLGHSLRAEGFRYTSLRILLEAGIPVLHSIARLGEVGTRRCMLAAAPIGFLGADGAPARAYAQY comes from the coding sequence ATGAACGCCGCGCACGGCGCCGGCGGCGTGGTGATCGACCTGTCGTTGCCCTTCGACCCCGACGTGTACCCGTCGTTGGATCTGACGGTGACGCACGAGGCCGACGGCACGCGCCCCGGGGGCATGGAGTTCCGCTTGGGGAACCACATCGGCACCCATCTGGATGCCCCCTCCCATCTCGTTCCCGGCGCCGCCACGATCGATCAGCTGCCGCTGGAGCTGTTCGTCGGCGAGGGGGTCGTGCTCGATCTCCCGCGTGGTGAGAACGAGGCCGTGACGGCCTCTGATCTGGAGGGGACCGACATGGTCCGTGCCGGCGGCGACATCGTCTTCGTCGGCACGGGCTGGGATGCTCGGGTCGGACAGCCCGAGTACGCCAGCCATCATCCGTACCTCAGCGAGGACGCAGCGCACTGGCTGGTCGAGCACGAGGTCCGCATGGTGGGGATGGACGTCCAGAGCGTGGATCTCGGGCACTCGCTGCGCGCCGAGGGATTCCGCTACACCTCGCTGAGGATCCTGCTGGAGGCGGGGATCCCCGTGCTGCACAGCATCGCCAGGCTGGGCGAGGTCGGGACCCGGCGATGCATGCTCGCGGCCGCGCCGATCGGGTTCCTCGGAGCCGACGGCGCACCCGCTCGTGCATACGCGCAGTATTGA
- a CDS encoding alpha/beta hydrolase: MLTREEIVGLSPATPQDVHFYSAGHKIRAFWYPPANGDQNAPAIVCGHGFSGMIGLQMVGVPEALSLAGYGVLTYYSRGIGESEGPRGRVIPREQVEDMRNAVTYVQSRDDVDPDRIGVFGSAWGCSIAVAAAAEDERIKALVGTVGIGDCERWLRSERPRWEWKAFLDRIAEDRQRRVLTGKSEVVNPNEIHIPDRAASEARDRQWREFCEKSGYDGYPLETAEAVIEFKPEEMVARIAPRAVMFVHMSEDMTVPPEESKSLYEKAGEPKKLLIPKGPHYDIFWFRNPEVFADFMVDAIDWLDTHVKGIES, encoded by the coding sequence ATGCTGACCAGAGAAGAGATCGTCGGACTATCGCCTGCCACGCCGCAGGATGTGCATTTCTACAGCGCCGGTCACAAGATCCGCGCATTCTGGTATCCACCGGCCAATGGGGACCAGAACGCTCCGGCGATCGTCTGCGGACATGGCTTCTCGGGGATGATCGGGCTCCAGATGGTCGGGGTGCCCGAAGCCCTGAGCCTCGCCGGGTACGGGGTGCTCACCTACTACAGCCGCGGTATCGGCGAGAGCGAGGGTCCCCGCGGTCGTGTCATCCCCCGGGAGCAGGTGGAGGACATGCGCAATGCCGTGACCTACGTGCAGAGCCGCGATGACGTCGATCCGGATCGGATCGGCGTGTTCGGCAGCGCATGGGGGTGCAGCATCGCGGTCGCCGCGGCCGCCGAGGACGAACGGATCAAGGCGCTGGTCGGCACGGTCGGGATCGGCGATTGCGAGCGCTGGCTTCGCAGTGAGCGTCCGCGCTGGGAGTGGAAGGCCTTCCTGGATCGGATCGCGGAGGATCGGCAACGGCGAGTGCTGACGGGGAAGTCGGAGGTCGTGAACCCCAACGAGATCCACATTCCGGATCGTGCCGCATCGGAAGCGAGGGACCGGCAGTGGCGGGAGTTCTGCGAGAAGTCCGGATACGACGGCTACCCGCTCGAGACGGCCGAAGCGGTCATCGAGTTCAAGCCCGAGGAGATGGTCGCGCGCATCGCGCCGCGAGCTGTGATGTTCGTGCATATGAGCGAGGACATGACGGTCCCTCCGGAAGAGTCGAAGAGCCTCTATGAGAAGGCCGGTGAGCCGAAGAAGCTGCTGATCCCGAAGGGACCGCACTATGACATCTTCTGGTTCCGCAATCCTGAGGTCTTCGCAGATTTCATGGTCGATGCCATCGACTGGCTCGACACGCATGTGAAAGGAATCGAATCATGA
- a CDS encoding aldehyde dehydrogenase family protein, translating to MTTSTGSTMQRFELWIDGEFVPAKSGRTFERHNPYDGSLAAVFANAGEDDAQRAIDVAREAFDNGPWRRTSANERFQILSRAAQILRAREDEFARRMAVESGKAMQVGRGELRTAVRTFEYYAGAALDIEGSSIVDRVEDGFGMVLKEPVGVVAIMSSWNFPIVNPTVKIAAALAVGCTIVCKPSHRCSGPVMLLAECLAEAGVPAGVFNALTSDIDRGGLVGSIMATSPKVDKVAFTGSSRTGATVMKAAADTNKPVVLELGGKSANIVFADADLDLAARVSVRAFTNNSGQQCSAGTRLLVDSRVHDEFLQKLIEYASSTETVGDPLSEDTTMGPLVDQQHFDSVVEYISLAAQEGTVVAGGVPSDEDASRLLVRPTIVDGVDNSARIAQEEIFGPVLSVISFDSEADAIRIANDSDYGLAGGVWTRSIDRALRVVRGVRTGKMFVNGYNNVGIDDLPHGGYKRSGIGREQGRMGLEEYLEAKTVQIKLAPES from the coding sequence ATGACGACATCGACGGGTTCGACGATGCAGAGGTTCGAGTTGTGGATCGACGGCGAGTTCGTCCCTGCGAAGAGCGGGCGCACGTTCGAGCGGCACAACCCGTACGACGGCTCCCTGGCGGCCGTGTTCGCCAATGCGGGGGAGGACGACGCACAGCGGGCGATCGACGTCGCCCGCGAGGCGTTCGACAACGGACCCTGGCGTCGCACCAGCGCCAACGAGAGGTTCCAGATCCTCAGCCGTGCCGCGCAGATCCTCAGGGCTCGCGAGGATGAGTTCGCCCGGCGCATGGCGGTGGAGTCGGGAAAGGCGATGCAGGTCGGTCGCGGCGAGCTGCGCACCGCGGTGCGCACCTTCGAGTATTACGCCGGCGCGGCGCTCGACATCGAGGGGTCCTCCATCGTGGACCGCGTCGAGGACGGATTCGGGATGGTGCTCAAGGAGCCGGTCGGCGTCGTCGCCATCATGTCCTCCTGGAACTTCCCGATCGTCAACCCGACGGTGAAGATCGCCGCTGCCCTGGCAGTGGGATGCACGATCGTGTGCAAGCCCTCGCATCGGTGCTCGGGGCCCGTGATGCTTCTCGCCGAATGTCTCGCCGAGGCGGGGGTGCCCGCCGGGGTGTTCAACGCTCTCACGAGCGACATCGATCGCGGCGGCCTTGTCGGCTCCATCATGGCGACGTCGCCGAAGGTGGACAAAGTGGCGTTCACCGGCTCCTCGCGGACGGGTGCGACGGTCATGAAGGCGGCGGCCGACACCAACAAGCCCGTTGTCCTGGAACTGGGCGGAAAATCCGCGAACATCGTGTTCGCGGATGCCGACCTCGACCTGGCTGCGCGCGTGTCGGTGCGTGCCTTCACGAACAACTCCGGCCAGCAGTGCTCTGCGGGGACGCGTCTCCTCGTGGATTCCCGTGTGCACGATGAGTTCCTCCAGAAGCTCATCGAGTACGCGTCGAGCACTGAGACGGTCGGCGATCCGCTCTCGGAGGACACCACCATGGGCCCTCTCGTCGACCAGCAGCACTTCGACAGTGTGGTGGAGTACATCTCTCTGGCCGCGCAGGAGGGAACGGTCGTCGCCGGCGGCGTCCCCTCGGACGAGGACGCTTCCCGCCTGCTCGTGAGGCCCACGATCGTGGATGGCGTGGACAATTCCGCGCGGATCGCTCAGGAGGAGATCTTCGGCCCGGTGCTGTCCGTCATCTCCTTCGACTCCGAGGCGGATGCCATCCGCATCGCCAATGATTCGGACTACGGCCTTGCGGGCGGGGTGTGGACCCGCTCGATCGATCGGGCACTGCGTGTCGTGCGGGGAGTCCGCACCGGCAAGATGTTCGTCAATGGCTACAACAATGTGGGGATCGATGATCTTCCGCATGGCGGCTACAAGCGGAGCGGGATCGGCCGCGAGCAGGGGCGGATGGGCCTGGAGGAGTACCTGGAGGCGAAGACCGTACAGATCAAGCTGGCGCCGGAGAGCTGA
- a CDS encoding IclR family transcriptional regulator, with protein sequence MQRALQVLRMFVGHDNGWTVTEVANELGVSKSVISRLMATLAAEGFLVLRSDTRRYFIGPVAFEVGTRFGAANLGSSLQPILQDLSERTNATAQLGTLQGAFVSFLAVSVGGGMLRVVASPGERRYVHISAIGKALLAALPETERRRIVNSMLVGGLLPASAPETIRDPEAFLRHLEATRERGYSLSTGETETTISGIGMVIATNVTGFPLGLSLSYPSTRFSVEDHPRLVKELEDASTAARRIWSDTVS encoded by the coding sequence GTGCAAAGGGCCCTCCAGGTCCTCCGCATGTTCGTCGGTCACGACAACGGCTGGACGGTCACCGAGGTCGCCAATGAGCTCGGAGTCAGCAAGTCCGTCATCTCACGACTGATGGCCACTCTCGCCGCCGAGGGATTCCTCGTGCTGCGCTCGGACACGCGCCGCTACTTCATCGGCCCGGTCGCCTTCGAGGTCGGGACGAGGTTCGGAGCGGCGAACCTCGGCAGCTCCCTCCAGCCGATCCTCCAGGACCTCTCGGAGCGCACGAACGCCACGGCCCAGCTGGGCACCCTGCAGGGTGCCTTCGTGAGCTTCCTCGCGGTGAGCGTCGGCGGTGGGATGCTGCGCGTCGTCGCGTCCCCCGGGGAGCGCCGCTACGTCCATATATCGGCGATCGGCAAAGCCCTCCTGGCGGCGCTGCCGGAGACGGAGCGCCGCCGTATCGTGAACTCGATGCTGGTCGGCGGGCTGCTTCCCGCTTCCGCCCCCGAGACGATCCGGGATCCCGAGGCGTTCCTGAGGCATCTGGAGGCGACGCGGGAGCGCGGCTACTCGCTGTCAACCGGGGAGACGGAGACGACCATCTCCGGCATCGGCATGGTCATAGCCACGAACGTCACCGGTTTCCCACTCGGGCTCAGCCTCTCCTACCCCTCGACGAGGTTCTCGGTCGAGGATCACCCGCGACTGGTGAAGGAACTCGAGGACGCCAGCACGGCCGCCCGACGGATCTGGTCCGACACCGTCAGCTGA